The Theobroma cacao cultivar B97-61/B2 chromosome 1, Criollo_cocoa_genome_V2, whole genome shotgun sequence genome contains the following window.
AAGTAAAACTGGTGATAAAGTCAGCGGAGAAAGATGAAAACTTGGGATTTATTCTCTCCTCTCTGTTGCATGCATTTTAGCCATTCTGTATTCAAATTTTTGCTTTCTCTGTTAGGTGAACACTTGAACTTGAGTTATCTAAGCCCATATTTAGACTCATTGGCACCGAACTTCACTAGTGGAGTGAACTTTGCTGTAAGTGGGGCAATGACTCTGCCACAGTTTGTCCCTTTTGCTCTGGATGTTCAAGTTCGCCAATTCATTCGTTTCAAAAATAGATCACTTGAACTCCAAACAACAGGTAAGTTAATTTATGTCAGATTAGATCAATAAATTTTGTCTCGAAACTCATCTCTGTTGCTTAAAAAACATCTTACTCAGGTTTAGGAGATTTCATAGATGAAAAGGGGTTTCGCGATGCACTATACACGATTGACATTGGACAGAATGATTTGTTAATGGCATTGTATGCATCAAACTTGACATACGAACCAGTCGCAGAACAAATCCCTTCTTTTCTCGCAGAAATCAAATTAGCCATTCAAGTGAGTCCATCTCATTTCATCAATTGAATTACCTCAAACTAATTTTGGGTTAAGTGTCAGATTACCGGTTCTGTCTGTACCAATAGAACCCTCTGTTTGCATCTGCagaacatatattcatatggTGGCAGAAAATTTTGGATACACAACACCGGTCCATTGGGATGTGCTCCAAAAGAACTTGCATTACATTCTCATACTAACAAGGATCTCGATCGAATTGGATGCTTCCGCGTCCATAATGATCTTGCAAAAGCCTTCAATAAAGGCCTGCGCAATATCTGTAAAGAAATGAGAACTGTTTTAAAGGATGCAACCATTGTCTACATAGATGTATACACCATAAAGTACAATATCTTCACGAAGTATAAAAAATATGGTAAGCTTGAGCTTTCTTTATAAATGATGCCAATGGAACTAGACTTTCTTCTTTCACCTTTTTTCCATGGTGGTttcatttttatgttaaataaTCATGTAGGTTTTGAGTATCCATTTATGGCTTGTTGTGGCTATGGGGGACCTCCAAATAATTACGATCAAAAAGCAACGTGCGGCCAGCCTGGTTCCAGCATCTGCAACAATGTATCACGATCTATAGTCTGGGACGGAGTTCATTACTCCGAAGCTTCCAATCGTGTGGTCGCAACGAGTATTTTATCAGGCCATTACTCTACACCACAAATGAAGCTCGAAAACTTTTGGGAGAGGCTTGATTAATACTGTTAATTATGCGAACAACAAACGGCACCCCTCTAATTCGTCTCCAATGCAAGTTTTCttcttattgttttttattgttgGGTCAGTAGAATCAATCATAACCTGCACTTTTAACTTGTGGAGTTCAAACATTATTCCACCATCAATCGAATCAGTGGTTGGCTGCTCTCATTTGAGTGCCCCTTTGGCGTTTCGACAGCAGCCTAATCTGATTGCTTAGTGAAGATATGAGATTCAAGTGGAAGATGCACATTAATTTAGTTGTCTCTGCTTAACAGTAATCTTGATCATAATGATAAAAAGTAGCAATGACTTATCCAATTGTCTGTAATGGTATTCAAGGCATTCAAAAACACCCGTCAGGTATGGGCATCTAAGCCCTTGGAATTTTCACAATTAAAGAGGATCGAAGTCCATAACCTTGTATTGTTGTTCAAAAATCCAATAACCTATTATTAGGCTAATCATCAGGAACTTATATTTTAATGGCAGTTGATTTAGAGAGAGGGGATATGAACTTGAATTTCAGTTCTTGAAGAAAGATATAGCTACCAGTTAGGTGTTTTACCTGAGTTACCAGGAATGCTATTTTAGCATTGCTTTATGCTACCCCTTCCAAGTCTTCTTCTGCAGGGAATTAATTAGGACCAGAGATTTCTAGCAGCTTGACTAGCTGACAGTCTCTTTCAATGGTACTTACATTTTTTGTCTGCATTATGTTTCCAAATTCCAAATATACACAAGTGAGAAACAGCCATTAGAGCATCCCATATTCCACAAGACTACGGCTCTCTGGTTGTATATAGCAATTTTGGGGAAAAAAATAGTGCTGTGAATTACTTAACATATAGTAGGATTTCATAATTGCTAGAGTGGTAGCAATCCATGTaaagatatatatatccatcatTAGTGGACCTACCACTTAAGTTGATTGctgaagagagaaaatgacTGATCAACCTTTTTGGACAGGTGGTTTTGTCTTTGCCTCACAACTTTCAATTATGAGTAAGAATAAAGTCCTGCGTCTAGACAAAATCATTTGCGTGCAACTCTcttatatgaatataaaagggaaaaagagagggtagaaaaaataaaaattaaaagaagaaaaactttgtTTGAAAAATCTCTGGCTTTTGCCTGCGTATATAAACCTACCTTAGTTGTTTCCCTCTGCAAAATTATTTGTAAGAAATAAGCTTTAGTGGCTTTTCGATTTCATTTTCCTTACTCATGCTGAACATGAATCAAAGTGTCATGTGGAGCTTCAAAGTGTCAAatctgaaaaagaaaagaaaacaaaagagaaaaagaaaggatcAATGAAGTGCTCATCCATAAAGGGTATGGAGAATGTTTGGAAAAGGACCAAATTTGCCTATAGTTTAATAGATAGTAAAacaagggaagaaaagaaaatatattctAGTTTATTTGCGCTTTCAATTATGCAGTTATCTTGTCAAAGCAGTTTGAGTCTTCCCAATTCTGGGTTGGAACCAggtaacatttttttttttggaacaTATAAGTTTGAGTGGCTtttaaattaatgttttaagGATCACATCAATGCATTTACAATCAATTATCTTTTTAGTTACCtaatttttgaattcttttgtatttggatgatttaattttgagatataaggtttaagttttgattaccaacatttataaatattattattgctCTCACtaaactattaaaaaataacaaatttctTGCATAACATTTACATTTGCTCTCTTATCACATAGATATGTTCATgtgacaagaaaaaaatttaaaaaaaaataatttctttttttaatttttattttcatttgatcATTGTCAAGTGATAAAACaattatttgaggttgatatATAATGACGTGAAATGTCAAAATGAGAGGTTCATTATCTTTTAACGAGTAATAACTACA
Protein-coding sequences here:
- the LOC18613763 gene encoding GDSL esterase/lipase At3g62280 → MDNVGFSKHVILHLWIWIFLAMTDISESSPAGIRRIFNFGDSNSDTGGVLAGTGLPIGLPHGITFFHRGTGRLGDGRLIIDFFCEHLNLSYLSPYLDSLAPNFTSGVNFAVSGAMTLPQFVPFALDVQVRQFIRFKNRSLELQTTGLGDFIDEKGFRDALYTIDIGQNDLLMALYASNLTYEPVAEQIPSFLAEIKLAIQNIYSYGGRKFWIHNTGPLGCAPKELALHSHTNKDLDRIGCFRVHNDLAKAFNKGLRNICKEMRTVLKDATIVYIDVYTIKYNIFTKYKKYGFEYPFMACCGYGGPPNNYDQKATCGQPGSSICNNVSRSIVWDGVHYSEASNRVVATSILSGHYSTPQMKLENFWERLD